A stretch of Aedes aegypti strain LVP_AGWG chromosome 2, AaegL5.0 Primary Assembly, whole genome shotgun sequence DNA encodes these proteins:
- the LOC110676705 gene encoding melanization protease 1-like, with translation MRFIITVSLFIQLAVAQINLHTCFDNELCIDLRECPIYKEYANIGFRYWPAELKKMAKEKICNQEMSNGERIISVCCPTVMNSRKCGAQAGDRISKGFVAKPFEYPWMALLQDQNGRFVCGGTLISERYVLTAAHCVKFGGIRLVRLGENDINKKEDCNILDGEVDCAPPPQDIVIEEIIIHPEHSERRKLNDIALIRLGKPAILGESVRPICLPNRDYVQRTVSPSFLIVSGWGLTDRNESFDVLRFAKVPPVPLTECAPRVQSLITAVRLDDSHVCAGGVDQVDNCAGDSGGPLQYISNTTSKYIQYGIVSFGTKSCGILSEPGVYTKVEHFVNWIFEVVKD, from the exons ATGAGATTCATTATTACTGTAAgcttatttattcaattagCTGTGGCAC AGATCAACCTCCACACATGTTTCGACAACGAACTCTGCATCGATCTGCGAGAGTGCCCTATCTATAAGGAATACGCCAACATAGGATTCCGATACTGGCCGGCGGAGTTGAAGAAGATGGCCAAGGAAAAGATCTGCAACCAGGAAATGTCCAACGGGGAGCGAATTATCAGCGTGTGCTGCCCAACGGTAATGAACAGTCGAAAATGCGGAGCACAAGCCGGTGATCGAATATCCAAGGGCTTTGTGGCGAAACCTTTCGAATATCCGTGGATGGCCTTGCTGCAGGACCAGAATGGAAGGTTCGTCTGCGGCGGCACTctgataagtgagagatatgTCCTCACGGCGGCTCACTGTGTCAAATTTGGTGGAAT ACGTTTAGTTCGGCTCGGAGAGAACGATATCAATAAGAAAGAAGACTGCAACATTCTGGACGGTGAAGTGGATTGTGCGCCTCCACCACAGGATATCGTGATTGAAGAAATCATAATCCATCCAGAGCACAGCGAACGACGAAAACTGAACGACATAGCACTTATTCGACTGGGAAAACCCGCAATACTTGGAGAGA GCGTTCGTCCGATTTGCCTGCCCAATCGAGACTACGTACAGCGAACGGTCTCTCCCTCGTTCCTCATCGTTTCTGGTTGGGGTCTCACGGACCGGAATGAATCCTTCGATGTGCTGAGATTCGCAAAAGTACCGCCAGTTCCCCTCACCGAATGTGCCCCCAGAGTGCAATCTCTAATCACGGCGGTCAGGCTGGACGACAGTCATGTCTGTGCCGGAGGAGTCGACCAGGTGGACAACTGTGCCGGAGACTCCGGCGGACCTCTACAGTATATATCCAACACGACATCGAAGTACATCCAGTACGGTATTGTTTCATTCGGGACAAAAAGCTGCGGCATTTTAAGTGAACCCGGAGTATACACCAAAGTGGAGCACTTTGTGAATTGGATTTTTGAGGTAGTCAAAGATTAA